The following proteins are encoded in a genomic region of Neomonachus schauinslandi chromosome 7, ASM220157v2, whole genome shotgun sequence:
- the GM2A gene encoding ganglioside GM2 activator, whose protein sequence is MIPKMQAPLLMALGLLLAGPAARARVHPNQLDSFYWENCDDEKDPVVLKSLTLEPDPIAFPGNMTISAEVQIGVPLSSPQKLELTIEKEVASFWVKVPCVEQIGSCTYEDFCQILGAFIPPGQPCPEPLHTYGLPCHCPIKVGIYALPKTEFTLPGTELPSWLSSGSYRIKSILSSGGKRLGCIKISASLKGK, encoded by the exons ATGATTCCGAAGATGCAGGCTCCGCTCCTGATGGCCTTGGGCCTGCTCCTCGCCGGCCCTGCGGCCCGTGCACGCGTCCATCCGAATCAG CTGGATAGCTTTTACTGGGAGAACTGCGATGACGAGAAGGACCCTGTGGTGCTCAAAAGCCTGACTCTGGAACCTGACCCCATTGCCTTTCCTGGGAACATGACTATCAGCGCCGAGGTCCAGATCGGTGTCCCCCTCAGTAGTCCTCAGAAG CTGGAATTAACTATAGAGAAGGAAGTGGCCAGCTTCTGGGTCAAAGTCCCATGTGTGGAACAAATTGGTAGCTGCACCTATGAAGACTTCTGCCAAATACTTGGTGCTTTCATTCCCCCTGGACAGCCCTGCCCAGAGCCCCTGCACACCTATGGGCTTCCCTGCCACTGTCCCATCAAAGTA GGCATCTATGCACTGCCCAAGACTGAGTTCACCCTGCCCGGCACGGagctgcccagctggctcagcTCTGGGTCCTACCGCATCAAGAGCATCCTCAGCAGTGGTGGGAAACGCCTGGGCTGTATCAAGATCTCTGCCTCTCTGAAGGGCAAATAA